A single region of the Alphaproteobacteria bacterium genome encodes:
- a CDS encoding ATP-dependent 6-phosphofructokinase, whose protein sequence is MRLGILTGGGDVPGLNPCIKAVVEGAHERGWEVFGFRRGWAGPLNVDSYDPVGNPKWVEKLTPATVRTIDRAGGTMLHTSRTNPGRVAPGDVPHHLDGRFHADTRTGTVDCTAHVVEALSWLGIDCLIPIGGDDTLSYAARLAKEGVRVVAIPKTMDNDVFGTDYCIGFSTAVTRSVEFIQALRTPAGSHERIAVIELFGRHSGETALIAGYLADADRTLISEVPVEIDRLAALVRQDRIDNPSHYAVVVVSEGATLEGGGRVEGGAADAYGHLKLGGIGQVIGAELKARTGVEIINQSLGYLMRSGAPDSLDRMVAVTFGHLALQQIADGAHDIMLALQGGRYATVPLETCIAGEKRVDIANLYDTKAYRPNPRHVVGAPMFLY, encoded by the coding sequence ATGCGCCTAGGAATCCTCACCGGCGGCGGCGACGTGCCGGGGCTCAACCCGTGCATCAAGGCCGTGGTCGAGGGCGCGCACGAGCGCGGCTGGGAGGTGTTCGGCTTTCGCCGCGGCTGGGCCGGGCCGCTCAACGTCGATAGCTACGATCCCGTCGGCAACCCAAAGTGGGTGGAGAAACTCACCCCCGCCACGGTGCGCACGATCGATCGCGCCGGCGGCACCATGTTGCACACCTCGCGCACCAATCCGGGCCGCGTCGCGCCGGGCGACGTGCCGCACCATCTCGACGGGCGTTTCCACGCCGACACCAGGACCGGCACCGTCGATTGCACCGCCCATGTGGTCGAGGCGTTGAGCTGGCTCGGCATCGATTGCCTGATCCCGATCGGCGGCGACGACACGCTGTCCTATGCCGCAAGATTGGCCAAGGAAGGCGTGCGCGTCGTCGCCATTCCCAAAACCATGGACAACGACGTCTTCGGCACCGATTACTGCATCGGCTTTTCCACCGCCGTCACCCGTTCGGTCGAATTCATCCAAGCGTTGCGCACGCCCGCGGGCTCCCACGAACGCATCGCCGTGATCGAACTGTTCGGCCGTCACTCGGGCGAAACCGCGTTGATCGCGGGCTACCTCGCGGACGCCGACCGCACCTTGATCTCCGAAGTCCCGGTCGAGATCGACCGCTTGGCCGCGCTGGTGCGCCAGGACCGCATCGACAACCCCAGCCACTACGCGGTTGTCGTGGTGAGCGAAGGCGCGACCCTTGAGGGCGGCGGGCGCGTCGAGGGCGGCGCCGCCGACGCCTACGGCCATTTGAAGCTGGGTGGGATCGGCCAGGTGATCGGCGCCGAACTGAAAGCCCGCACCGGGGTCGAAATCATCAACCAGAGCCTCGGGTACTTGATGCGCTCGGGCGCGCCCGATTCGCTCGACCGCATGGTCGCCGTCACCTTCGGCCATTTGGCTTTGCAGCAAATTGCCGACGGCGCGCACGACATCATGCTGGCCCTCCAAGGCGGCCGCTACGCCACGGTGCCGCTGGAGACCTGCATCGCGGGCGAAAAGCGCGTCGACATCGCCAACCTCTACGACACCAAGGCCTACCGCCCCAACCCCCGCCACGTCGTCGGCGCCCCGATGTTTTTGTACTAA
- a CDS encoding SDR family oxidoreductase, producing MPTILITGANKGLGLGFAKRYSADGWRVLAACRRPQEAADLAAHARSHDVHIHPLDVTDHASVEALADTLKVEPIDILLNNAAVQGGHPQKFGHTDYAAWDIAFRTNVMGVMKMCEAFVPHLERGAKKLIVNVSSRTASITNKTKADPDNTKGELHQYRSTKSALNMVSRCLAWELKPRGIAVVMLGPGWVRTDLGGPNARLSVDEAIDACVPTINALTFNDTGQFRGHDGSTVPW from the coding sequence ATGCCCACCATCCTGATCACCGGCGCCAACAAGGGCCTCGGCCTCGGCTTCGCCAAGCGCTACAGCGCCGACGGCTGGCGCGTGCTGGCCGCCTGCCGCCGCCCGCAAGAGGCCGCCGATCTCGCCGCGCATGCGCGGTCGCACGACGTGCACATCCATCCCCTCGACGTCACCGATCACGCCTCGGTTGAGGCGCTCGCCGACACGCTCAAGGTCGAGCCCATCGACATCCTGCTCAACAATGCCGCCGTCCAGGGCGGGCATCCGCAAAAGTTCGGTCACACCGATTACGCCGCCTGGGATATCGCGTTCCGCACCAACGTCATGGGCGTGATGAAAATGTGCGAGGCCTTCGTGCCCCACCTCGAACGCGGCGCGAAGAAGCTCATCGTCAACGTCTCCTCGCGCACCGCGTCCATCACGAACAAAACCAAGGCCGATCCCGACAACACCAAGGGCGAGTTGCACCAGTACCGCTCGACCAAGTCCGCCCTCAACATGGTGTCGCGCTGCCTGGCGTGGGAACTAAAGCCGCGCGGCATCGCCGTCGTGATGCTGGGCCCGGGCTGGGTCCGCACCGACCTCGGCGGCCCCAACGCGCGCCTGTCGGTCGACGAGGCCATCGACGCCTGCGTCCCCACCATCAACGCCCTAACCTTCAACGATACAGGGCAGTTCCGCGGCCACGATGGCTCCACCGTGCCGTGGTAG
- a CDS encoding MAPEG family protein yields the protein MTDELWLLAATIVLALVQVSLATFWAQAQLGNWRVGPRDEPRTLSGVAGRLDRAYKNLLETLPWFAALVLLLHVTERGGQLSLIGAHLYFWGRVGYAPAYVTGIPWFRTVFWWASMIGIVLLLIEVVV from the coding sequence ATGACCGACGAACTTTGGCTGTTGGCAGCAACGATCGTCTTGGCGCTGGTGCAGGTGTCGCTGGCCACGTTCTGGGCCCAGGCACAGCTCGGCAACTGGCGCGTCGGCCCGCGCGACGAACCGCGCACCTTGTCCGGCGTCGCCGGACGGCTGGACCGGGCCTACAAGAATCTACTGGAAACGCTGCCGTGGTTCGCGGCCCTGGTGCTGCTGTTGCACGTCACCGAGCGCGGCGGCCAACTGTCGCTCATCGGGGCGCATTTGTATTTTTGGGGCCGCGTCGGCTATGCGCCCGCCTATGTGACCGGCATCCCGTGGTTTCGGACGGTCTTCTGGTGGGCCTCGATGATCGGCATTGTGTTGCTGTTGATTGAGGTTGTGGTTTAG
- a CDS encoding carotenoid oxygenase family protein, with translation MSKRPSVTDDARWVALLATSLRQEQDYRAETRGTWPAELRGTLFRNGPGLFERNGVRKRMVTDGDGMIRAYDIADGTVSFRSKFVRTTKFREEEALSRYKFATWSTPAPGGFWRNFGGGRRRSQAEATVIVRHGKLLAFDEVGLPWALDPLTLRTTSRYQIGAPSDRPAFKTRTKLDPISGDWVVLGNDYVEPLKLRVIIENAQGLSKTELSLRLPRKSYFRDFFVTSRYVVVGLNAVDIRTTRAAMGLAPQLDSIRWRPSKGNLAVVVPKNGDDPFAVDAPPSWCFHTINAYESGDEIFADFVGHDSPEWLLGKDPALAAIMHGEVKPVHDQGKVRRWRIDVQTHRLSEEIVDPSAHEYPTVDPLRVGLPYRHAYLATGRPNQWWTSGTVRLDMESGARDAFEAQSNQCLGEPVFAPRAGGGTDEGWLLVESLDGGTGVTSLLVFDAGRVANGPIAEATLRHHLPFSEHGSWMPAP, from the coding sequence GTGAGCAAGCGTCCCTCGGTCACCGACGACGCCCGGTGGGTCGCGTTGCTGGCGACGAGCCTGCGGCAAGAGCAGGACTATCGAGCGGAAACGCGCGGCACTTGGCCCGCGGAACTGCGCGGCACGTTATTTCGTAACGGCCCCGGCCTGTTCGAGCGCAACGGGGTGCGCAAGCGCATGGTCACCGACGGCGACGGGATGATCCGCGCCTACGACATCGCCGACGGCACCGTTTCCTTTCGCTCCAAGTTTGTTCGAACGACGAAGTTCCGCGAGGAAGAGGCGCTCAGTCGATATAAATTCGCGACATGGAGCACACCGGCGCCAGGCGGGTTCTGGCGCAACTTTGGCGGTGGCCGCCGGCGCTCGCAAGCCGAAGCGACCGTCATCGTACGCCACGGCAAACTCCTTGCGTTCGACGAAGTCGGTTTGCCTTGGGCCCTCGACCCGCTGACACTGCGCACCACGAGTCGCTACCAAATCGGTGCGCCATCCGACCGCCCGGCGTTCAAGACCCGCACCAAGCTCGATCCAATATCGGGCGACTGGGTCGTTCTGGGGAACGATTACGTCGAGCCGCTGAAACTGCGCGTCATCATTGAAAACGCCCAAGGGTTGTCGAAGACGGAGTTGAGCTTGCGCCTGCCGCGCAAGAGCTATTTTCGCGATTTCTTCGTGACCTCGCGCTACGTGGTCGTCGGCCTCAACGCGGTCGATATCAGAACGACGCGCGCGGCGATGGGCCTCGCCCCGCAGCTCGATTCGATCCGCTGGCGCCCGTCCAAGGGCAATCTGGCGGTGGTCGTGCCGAAGAACGGCGACGATCCGTTCGCGGTCGACGCCCCGCCATCGTGGTGTTTTCATACGATCAATGCCTACGAATCGGGTGATGAAATCTTCGCCGACTTTGTCGGGCATGATTCGCCGGAATGGTTGTTGGGTAAGGACCCCGCCCTCGCCGCGATCATGCACGGCGAAGTTAAACCGGTGCACGATCAGGGCAAGGTGCGGCGCTGGCGCATCGACGTGCAGACCCATCGCCTTAGCGAGGAGATCGTCGATCCTAGCGCGCACGAGTACCCGACCGTCGACCCGCTGCGCGTCGGCTTGCCCTATCGACACGCCTACCTCGCCACAGGGCGGCCCAACCAGTGGTGGACCAGCGGTACCGTCCGGCTTGACATGGAAAGTGGTGCGCGCGATGCGTTCGAGGCGCAATCGAACCAGTGCCTGGGCGAGCCCGTCTTCGCCCCGCGCGCTGGCGGCGGCACCGACGAGGGCTGGCTGTTGGTCGAATCGCTGGACGGCGGGACGGGCGTGACCTCCCTCCTTGTGTTCGATGCCGGACGGGTTGCCAATGGACCGATCGCCGAGGCGACCCTGCGTCACCACTTGCCGTTCAGCGAGCACGGCTCTTGGATGCCCGCACCCTAG
- a CDS encoding SDR family oxidoreductase, whose amino-acid sequence MPTILVSGANKGLGLGFATRFAADGWRVFAACRDPESAGDLHALADAAEGRVQIDSLDVTDPASIDRYASCLSGEAVDILFNNAGIQGPQPQNFGNTDYDAWDRVIRTNVFGVMRMSEAFIGHVAASERKLIVNVSSGTSSIANKSAMTPPGHAKGELYLYRSSKTALNMVSRCMAWELEPRGVAVVMLGPGWVRTALGSDAAKFSVDESVANCTPMIQSWSLSDNGKFYLYDGSEVPW is encoded by the coding sequence ATGCCCACAATTCTCGTCAGCGGTGCCAACAAAGGGCTGGGACTAGGCTTCGCCACGCGATTTGCCGCCGACGGATGGCGGGTTTTCGCCGCCTGCCGCGATCCCGAGTCGGCGGGCGACCTGCATGCACTGGCGGACGCCGCCGAAGGGCGCGTACAAATCGACTCTCTCGATGTCACCGATCCTGCGTCGATCGACCGCTATGCATCGTGCCTGTCCGGCGAGGCGGTAGATATTCTGTTCAACAATGCCGGGATCCAAGGACCGCAACCCCAGAACTTCGGAAACACCGACTACGACGCGTGGGACCGTGTGATCCGGACCAATGTGTTCGGGGTCATGCGGATGAGTGAGGCGTTCATCGGCCATGTCGCCGCGTCGGAGCGAAAACTGATCGTCAATGTTTCGTCCGGCACTTCGTCGATCGCGAATAAAAGCGCCATGACGCCGCCGGGCCATGCCAAGGGCGAGCTCTATCTCTACCGCTCGTCCAAAACCGCACTGAACATGGTGTCGCGCTGCATGGCGTGGGAGCTTGAGCCACGCGGTGTGGCCGTCGTCATGTTGGGCCCAGGGTGGGTGCGAACCGCGCTGGGCAGCGACGCGGCAAAGTTCTCGGTGGATGAATCGGTCGCCAACTGCACCCCGATGATCCAGTCGTGGTCCCTGAGCGATAACGGGAAATTCTACCTCTACGACGGGTCGGAGGTGCCCTGGTGA
- a CDS encoding GyrI-like domain-containing protein, which translates to MSPTKTDLKKTYKALFAPKAEPQIVTVPPLPYLMIDGKGAPESPAFSEAIAALYPVAYAIKFHCKTARGFDFVVPPLEALWWADDWGAFVAGDRAVWQWTAMIMQPEQVTVADLAVALAALDKKKKKHPDHDRLRLATLEEGTAVQVLHTGAYSAEGPVIAAMHAFAAAAGFTLSGKHHEVYLSDARRTAPEKLKTVLRQPLV; encoded by the coding sequence GTGAGCCCGACGAAAACCGATCTAAAGAAAACCTACAAGGCCCTGTTTGCACCCAAGGCCGAGCCGCAGATCGTGACCGTACCGCCGTTGCCCTACTTGATGATCGATGGAAAGGGTGCGCCGGAAAGCCCCGCCTTCAGTGAGGCCATCGCGGCACTTTACCCGGTGGCCTACGCAATCAAGTTCCATTGCAAGACCGCGCGCGGTTTCGATTTCGTCGTGCCGCCCCTCGAAGCGCTGTGGTGGGCGGACGACTGGGGGGCGTTCGTCGCGGGCGACCGCGCCGTCTGGCAATGGACGGCGATGATCATGCAGCCGGAACAGGTGACCGTTGCCGACCTTGCCGTCGCGCTGGCCGCGCTCGACAAAAAGAAAAAGAAACACCCGGACCACGATCGCCTCCGTCTCGCGACCCTGGAAGAGGGCACGGCGGTGCAGGTTCTCCACACAGGAGCGTATAGCGCTGAAGGGCCGGTTATCGCCGCCATGCACGCCTTCGCGGCGGCGGCCGGTTTCACGCTGAGCGGCAAACACCACGAGGTCTATCTATCCGATGCGCGTCGAACCGCACCGGAAAAACTCAAGACAGTGCTTCGCCAACCTTTAGTCTGA
- a CDS encoding pentapeptide repeat-containing protein, translating to MTPQEFIETIKKHELFVNGMAGGTRADLRERNLSKLKYTYLNLRGASLAGIDFSGAELAGADFSHADLFGANFEGAEVTEANFERADLRGARFGGARMSFANLSEADLRPGTLDTRPKDNPNASLEGATLDFAKLKRAKLSEANLQYASLKKVDASFATMMRTNLRGADLSGVNFESARLQEANMTGADLTKARFKDALLRNTDVRGAILVETDFEGAHTQGARIALGIAKLPPELQALLRDHAMWVESNGAKGARADLSGQQLAEANLSECYLSGANLRGANLAGAKFKSGTLVLADMREINLTAANLTRADLSGADLSGGTLRAARLDGVIALPIELRGADGRETGQKRRTMFANADLSDAHLGAVDLSEADLTGAKADLNT from the coding sequence ATGACTCCGCAGGAATTCATCGAGACCATTAAGAAGCACGAGTTGTTCGTCAACGGGATGGCCGGGGGAACTCGGGCCGATCTCAGAGAACGCAATCTTTCCAAACTGAAGTACACCTATTTGAATCTCCGCGGCGCTTCGCTCGCGGGGATCGATTTCTCCGGCGCCGAACTGGCCGGCGCCGACTTCTCGCATGCCGATCTGTTCGGAGCGAATTTTGAAGGCGCCGAGGTAACCGAGGCGAATTTCGAACGTGCCGACCTACGCGGCGCTCGTTTCGGTGGCGCTCGCATGTCGTTTGCCAATCTTTCAGAGGCCGACCTTCGCCCAGGAACGCTCGACACCCGGCCCAAGGACAACCCCAATGCCTCGCTCGAGGGCGCGACGCTCGATTTCGCCAAATTGAAACGGGCTAAGCTCTCCGAGGCAAACTTGCAATATGCATCGCTCAAGAAGGTGGATGCGTCGTTTGCGACGATGATGCGTACCAACTTGCGCGGCGCGGACCTAAGCGGCGTCAACTTCGAGTCCGCGCGGCTCCAAGAAGCCAATATGACCGGCGCCGATCTTACCAAAGCACGCTTCAAGGATGCGTTGCTGCGCAATACCGACGTACGCGGCGCGATATTGGTCGAAACCGATTTCGAGGGCGCGCATACCCAAGGGGCGCGGATCGCCCTTGGCATCGCAAAACTGCCGCCGGAACTTCAAGCCCTGCTGCGCGACCATGCGATGTGGGTTGAATCGAACGGGGCAAAGGGCGCTCGTGCCGATCTGTCCGGCCAGCAACTCGCCGAAGCCAACCTCTCTGAATGCTACCTGTCGGGCGCCAATCTTCGCGGGGCCAATCTTGCCGGCGCGAAGTTCAAGAGCGGTACACTGGTGCTTGCCGACATGCGGGAGATCAATCTCACAGCGGCCAATCTCACACGGGCCGACCTATCGGGCGCGGACCTCTCCGGCGGGACGCTCCGCGCGGCACGGTTGGACGGCGTGATCGCGTTGCCTATCGAACTACGCGGCGCCGATGGCCGGGAAACGGGCCAAAAACGACGGACGATGTTTGCCAATGCCGATCTGAGCGACGCTCATCTAGGGGCGGTAGACCTGTCGGAAGCCGACCTAACGGGAGCGAAGGCCGACCTCAACACCTAG
- a CDS encoding pentapeptide repeat-containing protein, with amino-acid sequence MTPQEFVSIIKSHALFAEGKPGGARADLRGENLSGLRLPGLDLRGASLAGVNFSRCKLAGADFRAADLFSANFEGADLSEGHFENANLRGARMRRARLTFANLHRADLRPGALDTQKRDDPRTDLEGAVLDHANLSHAHFDNAKLQFASLRRVKAHGTSFDNAILRGADLAGADLAEASIQRANLTGADLSRASFHAANMIRADFRGAIVAQTDFSRANLQGALASRGTSKLPVDVQKTLRNHALWVETSGASGTRATLRGVKLRGADLSNAYLSGADLRDCDLEGGRLCGAVAVMTDFRGANLMGVDLSGAEISAADFGKANLQAAVLTGIKAEPWTLRDAEGKDTGKKRRVSFVGADLREAKMDGLDPATIDVSSARMTDGAPAAGAAPAGEDDDFMGAS; translated from the coding sequence ATGACGCCGCAAGAGTTTGTTTCGATTATCAAGTCGCATGCCCTGTTCGCTGAAGGCAAACCGGGCGGTGCCCGTGCTGATCTCCGTGGCGAGAACCTTTCGGGCCTACGTCTACCGGGGCTCGACCTGCGCGGGGCATCGTTGGCCGGCGTAAACTTTTCGCGCTGCAAGCTCGCGGGTGCCGATTTTCGGGCAGCCGATCTCTTCAGCGCCAATTTCGAGGGTGCCGACCTAAGCGAAGGGCATTTCGAGAACGCTAATCTGCGCGGTGCGCGCATGCGGCGCGCACGCCTAACCTTTGCCAATCTGCACCGGGCCGATCTGCGTCCCGGAGCTTTGGACACCCAAAAGCGCGACGACCCGAGGACCGACCTCGAGGGCGCGGTTCTCGATCACGCAAATCTCAGTCATGCGCATTTCGACAACGCCAAACTGCAATTCGCCTCCCTGCGGAGGGTCAAGGCGCACGGCACTAGCTTTGACAACGCCATTCTGCGGGGCGCCGATCTGGCGGGAGCCGACCTCGCCGAAGCCAGCATCCAGCGGGCGAACTTGACCGGCGCCGATCTATCGCGGGCTTCTTTCCACGCCGCCAACATGATCCGTGCCGACTTCCGAGGCGCGATCGTTGCCCAGACCGATTTCAGCCGCGCCAATTTGCAAGGGGCGTTGGCCTCGCGCGGTACCTCCAAACTGCCTGTCGACGTACAGAAGACCCTGCGGAACCACGCGCTTTGGGTGGAGACCTCAGGGGCATCGGGAACCCGGGCGACGCTACGCGGCGTCAAACTTCGCGGTGCCGATCTATCGAACGCCTATCTCTCCGGGGCCGACCTACGGGACTGTGATCTCGAGGGTGGGCGACTTTGCGGTGCTGTCGCGGTTATGACCGATTTCCGCGGCGCCAACCTCATGGGCGTCGACCTTAGCGGCGCGGAGATCTCCGCCGCCGATTTTGGAAAAGCCAATCTGCAAGCTGCCGTCCTGACGGGCATTAAAGCGGAACCGTGGACGCTGCGCGACGCCGAGGGGAAGGATACCGGGAAGAAACGCCGCGTTTCCTTTGTCGGAGCGGATCTGCGCGAGGCCAAGATGGACGGTCTCGACCCCGCCACGATCGACGTTTCGTCGGCGCGGATGACGGATGGTGCGCCGGCAGCTGGTGCCGCGCCGGCCGGCGAGGACGACGACTTTATGGGGGCGAGCTAG
- a CDS encoding MFS transporter — MLRRILSRLDPDVSVASEADVETGMKWLVRNGVGVQVMETFTAGALLTAFALELGASNLIIGVLAAVPHLAQLSQIPGVYLVSRFRRRRLLYLIGGVVSRPMVLAIAGAAFLAPSSWALWVVIAAFSLRYAFGGLQAVSFNPWVRDLVPASRLGRFFGLRLTLMTLVGTGLGLGAALFVDAWRILEWGPTRYAYVPLLIVAFLGGMYSLFAMARVPEPQMPVETDQRPLHHRLAQPLRDPNFRRLLHFLTSWNFAVNLAAPFFTVHMLTRLEMDLSIVLVLTTVSQLVNVLVVRQWGRIADTFTSKAVLRIAAPLFILCIFAWTFTTFPDRHFLTFPLLVAIHIVTGFATAGVTLASGSITMKLAPAGDATAYLATNSLFNSVAAGTAGILGGLFADFFTNRELSLALSWRSPGTEVVFNTLDFQQWDFFFLLASVIGLYAIFRLAAVRESGNEPGEGVVLQEMLMATKQSVRALSSVAGLRMATEFPFFLLRRKPD, encoded by the coding sequence ATGTTGCGCCGAATTCTTTCGCGGCTCGATCCCGACGTCAGCGTTGCGTCCGAGGCCGACGTCGAGACAGGCATGAAATGGCTCGTCCGCAACGGCGTCGGCGTACAGGTTATGGAGACCTTTACGGCGGGCGCTCTCCTGACGGCATTCGCCTTGGAACTCGGCGCGTCGAACCTCATCATCGGCGTCCTCGCCGCGGTTCCCCACCTGGCGCAGTTATCGCAAATTCCTGGCGTCTATCTCGTTTCGCGCTTTCGCCGGCGGCGCCTCCTCTATTTGATCGGCGGCGTTGTCAGCCGGCCCATGGTTCTCGCGATCGCCGGCGCCGCCTTCCTTGCCCCAAGCTCATGGGCGCTGTGGGTCGTGATCGCCGCTTTTTCACTCCGCTACGCGTTTGGCGGCCTGCAGGCGGTGAGCTTCAATCCATGGGTCCGGGATTTGGTGCCGGCGTCGCGTTTGGGGCGGTTCTTCGGCTTGCGCCTGACCTTGATGACGCTCGTGGGTACCGGGCTTGGACTCGGTGCAGCGCTTTTTGTCGACGCTTGGCGCATTCTTGAGTGGGGGCCGACACGTTATGCCTATGTGCCGCTCTTAATTGTCGCCTTTCTCGGCGGCATGTATTCGCTGTTTGCAATGGCGCGGGTGCCCGAGCCGCAAATGCCGGTCGAGACCGACCAGCGCCCTCTACACCACCGTCTGGCTCAGCCCTTGCGTGATCCTAACTTCCGCCGCCTGTTGCACTTCCTAACCTCATGGAACTTTGCGGTGAACCTCGCGGCACCGTTCTTCACGGTTCACATGTTGACCCGCCTGGAGATGGATCTATCGATTGTGCTCGTCCTGACGACGGTTTCGCAGTTGGTGAACGTGCTGGTCGTGCGTCAATGGGGCCGGATTGCGGATACCTTTACGTCCAAAGCGGTTCTCCGGATCGCAGCCCCGCTCTTCATCCTGTGCATTTTTGCCTGGACGTTCACGACGTTCCCGGACCGCCATTTCTTGACGTTTCCCCTCCTGGTGGCGATTCACATCGTCACGGGCTTTGCGACCGCAGGCGTCACGTTGGCGTCGGGCAGCATCACGATGAAGTTGGCGCCCGCCGGCGACGCGACCGCCTACCTTGCAACCAACAGCCTGTTCAACTCGGTCGCGGCGGGGACGGCGGGCATTCTAGGAGGATTGTTCGCCGACTTTTTCACCAACCGAGAGCTCTCCTTGGCGCTGAGCTGGCGCTCGCCGGGCACCGAAGTGGTCTTCAACACTCTGGATTTCCAGCAGTGGGATTTCTTCTTCCTGCTTGCCTCGGTGATCGGGCTCTACGCGATCTTCCGCCTTGCGGCGGTGCGCGAAAGCGGCAACGAACCCGGCGAGGGCGTGGTCCTGCAAGAAATGCTGATGGCGACGAAGCAAAGCGTACGCGCACTCTCCAGCGTTGCCGGACTGCGCATGGCTACCGAGTTTCCGTTCTTCCTCTTGCGGCGCAAGCCAGACTAG
- a CDS encoding alpha/beta hydrolase yields MSHTAVNGVRLWYNKTGSGPTVLNLHGSGFGHKNFAQATPRLAEHFQVIDFDMRGYGASDRPTQDYSMAVWADDAAALLDALSIERAHIHGTSMGGAVAMQFAATYPDRTDRLILNCATAKQDFAARLATRTWIDIARQFGTGSRQLAETIAFQCVSRSFLSGPGGGDAFIDGMAKMLGEANSDDVFIAACEAISAMDLRPLLARITAPTLVIGGDEDIRTPWIAGADGAGQDHIARAVSGARRYVIKGAAHSTLLEAPEENCSAVIGFLRGDAVGTVG; encoded by the coding sequence ATGTCGCATACCGCCGTGAACGGCGTTCGACTCTGGTACAACAAAACAGGCAGTGGGCCGACCGTCTTGAATCTGCACGGTTCCGGGTTTGGCCACAAGAATTTTGCCCAAGCGACGCCGCGTCTCGCCGAGCATTTTCAGGTGATCGATTTCGATATGCGTGGCTACGGCGCGTCGGACCGGCCGACCCAGGACTATTCGATGGCGGTTTGGGCCGACGATGCCGCAGCCTTGCTCGACGCATTAAGTATCGAGCGGGCGCATATACACGGCACCTCCATGGGCGGCGCGGTGGCCATGCAGTTTGCTGCGACCTACCCGGATCGAACCGACCGTTTGATCTTGAACTGCGCGACGGCCAAACAAGACTTCGCGGCGCGGTTGGCCACGCGCACTTGGATCGACATCGCGCGCCAGTTTGGAACCGGCAGCCGCCAACTTGCGGAAACGATCGCGTTTCAATGCGTCTCTCGGTCATTCCTCAGCGGGCCGGGCGGTGGCGACGCCTTCATTGACGGCATGGCAAAAATGCTGGGAGAAGCGAACAGCGACGATGTGTTCATCGCCGCCTGTGAAGCGATCTCGGCAATGGACTTGCGGCCACTATTGGCCCGGATTACGGCGCCGACCCTGGTGATCGGCGGCGATGAAGATATCCGCACTCCGTGGATTGCAGGCGCGGACGGAGCCGGCCAGGACCATATCGCGCGCGCCGTGTCGGGCGCTCGCCGATACGTTATAAAGGGCGCCGCGCATAGCACGTTGTTGGAGGCGCCCGAGGAGAACTGCTCCGCCGTCATCGGATTTCTCAGGGGCGACGCGGTCGGGACCGTCGGTTAG
- a CDS encoding rhodanese-like domain-containing protein, with the protein MSPSRWRRAAIVSFTALSVAVAAPALAQESAAPAPLVDETWAAKNANSPDVLLLDLRSQAAYDRGRLAGAVFANYPERWRPVGSNGRRGFLRREAFAELASELGIANGTHVVLIHSGRTALDAAGATDIFLSFRLNGHRRVSILNAPLTAAADAGVAVERGPAEARARQTFDAVATTGFLAGGRKAVRDAIGTTPLVDMRRDTQFLGLEKPEDVAAPGTIPTARNLPGRWVFDETTGRFRDVETLRQVFAFSRIPLDKKAIFYGNNSALGALGWFAARELLGNQEARVYAGGMGDWMLGTPDENPRIVRYLQTLDAAPVRRP; encoded by the coding sequence GTGAGCCCATCCCGATGGCGTAGGGCCGCGATCGTTTCTTTCACCGCCCTTTCGGTGGCGGTGGCCGCACCCGCCCTGGCCCAAGAGAGCGCCGCCCCTGCGCCATTGGTCGATGAAACCTGGGCGGCGAAGAATGCCAATAGTCCAGACGTGCTCTTGCTCGACCTTCGTTCCCAAGCGGCCTACGACCGAGGCCGCTTGGCGGGCGCGGTCTTTGCCAACTACCCGGAACGCTGGCGGCCCGTCGGGTCCAATGGACGTCGAGGCTTCCTCCGCCGCGAAGCCTTCGCCGAGCTGGCAAGCGAGCTAGGTATCGCCAATGGCACCCACGTCGTTCTCATTCACTCGGGACGGACCGCCTTGGATGCGGCCGGTGCAACGGACATCTTCTTGAGTTTTCGTCTAAACGGGCATCGCCGAGTGTCGATTCTTAATGCGCCCTTGACCGCGGCGGCGGACGCCGGTGTCGCGGTCGAACGCGGCCCGGCCGAGGCACGCGCCCGGCAGACATTCGACGCCGTTGCGACGACAGGGTTTTTGGCCGGCGGCCGCAAGGCCGTCCGCGATGCGATCGGCACAACACCCCTGGTCGACATGCGGCGAGATACCCAATTTTTGGGGTTGGAAAAGCCGGAAGACGTCGCCGCGCCCGGCACTATCCCGACGGCAAGAAATTTGCCGGGTCGTTGGGTCTTCGATGAGACGACCGGCCGATTCCGCGACGTCGAGACCCTGCGTCAGGTCTTCGCATTCTCGCGAATTCCGCTGGACAAGAAGGCGATCTTCTACGGCAACAATAGCGCCCTTGGCGCCCTTGGTTGGTTTGCCGCGCGCGAACTGCTTGGCAATCAAGAAGCGCGAGTCTACGCCGGCGGCATGGGCGACTGGATGCTGGGGACACCGGACGAAAATCCCCGCATCGTCCGCTACCTCCAAACGCTCGACGCCGCGCCGGTGCGGCGGCCCTAA